From Acinetobacter sp. ASP199, the proteins below share one genomic window:
- a CDS encoding acyl-CoA dehydrogenase family protein, which translates to MNARQQYLDQSPLDIAQSLADQFALTAAERDKQGGNPKQQRDLIRDSGLLGLSIPKEYGGQGADWQTIFQTIQAIACVDSSLAHVYGFHHLLIATVQLFSQPQQYGPWFEQTARENLFWGNTLNPLDRRTTATQVSEQEYIFQGDKSFCSGSIDSDILLCSGYNEAGKLLIGVIPTQREGVSFLGDWNNMGQRQTDSGTSHFEQVKIHESELLLKPGPLSTPYSSLRPLIAQLIFVHMFLGVAEGAFEVAKQSVQTQKAWSSSLVEQAVNDPFTQKHFAEFYVQLEGVRLLADKAIQTLQKAWDVGAELTAAQRGEVSVAIATAKIASTNTSLYITQNIFQVMGARATTAKLNLDRFWRNVRTQTLHDPVDYKYQELGEWVLTGKVPDPSFYS; encoded by the coding sequence ATGAATGCGCGACAACAATACCTGGATCAATCTCCGCTTGATATTGCTCAGTCTCTGGCGGATCAGTTTGCCTTGACCGCAGCTGAACGTGACAAACAGGGTGGTAATCCCAAGCAGCAACGTGACCTGATTCGAGACAGTGGCTTGCTCGGGCTGTCTATTCCAAAGGAATATGGCGGGCAGGGTGCGGACTGGCAGACAATCTTTCAGACCATTCAGGCAATTGCATGCGTAGACAGTTCACTGGCCCATGTTTATGGCTTCCATCATCTGCTGATTGCGACGGTACAGCTGTTCTCACAGCCGCAACAATATGGTCCCTGGTTTGAACAGACTGCACGGGAAAACCTGTTCTGGGGCAATACTTTAAATCCATTAGATCGCCGTACCACAGCAACTCAAGTTTCTGAGCAAGAATATATCTTCCAGGGTGACAAGAGCTTCTGCTCCGGTTCAATCGACTCAGACATTCTGCTTTGTTCAGGCTATAACGAAGCGGGAAAACTGCTGATCGGCGTGATTCCCACCCAGCGTGAAGGCGTCAGTTTCCTTGGAGATTGGAACAATATGGGCCAGCGCCAGACGGATAGCGGCACCAGCCATTTTGAACAGGTAAAAATTCATGAATCTGAACTTCTGTTAAAACCGGGTCCACTGAGTACGCCTTATTCAAGTTTACGTCCTTTGATTGCGCAATTAATTTTTGTGCATATGTTCTTAGGTGTGGCAGAAGGTGCATTTGAGGTGGCAAAACAAAGTGTACAAACACAAAAAGCTTGGTCATCATCATTGGTAGAGCAGGCGGTGAATGATCCGTTTACCCAAAAGCATTTTGCCGAGTTCTATGTGCAATTAGAAGGTGTTCGTTTACTGGCTGATAAAGCCATTCAGACCTTACAAAAAGCATGGGATGTTGGTGCAGAACTGACCGCAGCACAGCGTGGCGAAGTGTCCGTTGCCATTGCTACTGCCAAAATTGCTTCGACCAATACATCACTTTATATCACGCAAAATATTTTCCAAGTCATGGGTGCACGTGCAACGACGGCGAAACTTAATTTAGACCGTTTCTGGCGTAATGTCCGTACACAAACTTTGCATGACCCTGTCGATTATAAATATCAAGAATTAGGTGAGTGGGTGTTAACAGGTAAAGTGCCTGATCCAAGTTTCTATTCTTGA
- a CDS encoding 16S rRNA (uracil(1498)-N(3))-methyltransferase, producing the protein MNIVLLDPRQTESELWSVSAKRQLEHLQQHLDIQVGDTLKAGIHEGKRYLTEIVEITEKTVRLKPLKEEAVPAKLPVTLIVALPRPKVLRRLIMDAVTLGVEKIILLHSYRVDKSYWQTPFLQQLDHYVQLGLEQAGDTIAPQIELYKRFKPFVEDVLPTLISTDRPAYVAHPYAESKMSFAIEHSCTVVIGPEGGFIPYEVDLLIKNGCQAVSLGNRIIRTETVIPYVLGRLFSTA; encoded by the coding sequence ATGAACATCGTCCTGCTTGATCCTCGTCAAACTGAATCTGAACTGTGGTCGGTTAGTGCAAAGCGACAGTTAGAGCATTTGCAGCAGCATCTGGATATTCAGGTCGGTGACACCTTGAAAGCCGGGATTCATGAAGGTAAACGTTATCTCACAGAAATTGTTGAAATTACTGAAAAAACAGTTCGTCTTAAACCTTTAAAAGAAGAAGCTGTGCCAGCGAAATTGCCCGTGACGCTGATTGTGGCTTTACCACGTCCGAAAGTGTTGCGTCGTCTGATTATGGATGCGGTGACGCTTGGAGTAGAGAAGATCATTTTGCTGCATAGCTATCGGGTGGATAAAAGCTACTGGCAGACGCCGTTTTTACAGCAACTGGATCACTATGTACAGCTGGGATTGGAACAAGCAGGGGATACCATTGCACCACAGATTGAACTTTATAAACGCTTTAAACCTTTTGTCGAAGATGTACTGCCGACCTTGATCAGCACAGATCGACCAGCTTATGTGGCGCATCCTTATGCCGAGAGCAAAATGTCTTTTGCAATTGAGCATTCCTGTACAGTGGTGATTGGACCAGAAGGTGGTTTTATTCCTTATGAAGTGGATCTGCTCATAAAAAACGGCTGCCAGGCTGTAAGCCTTGGCAACCGTATTATCCGTACTGAAACGGTCATTCCTTATGTCCTAGGTCGACTGTTTAGCACGGCCTGA
- the sfnG gene encoding dimethylsulfone monooxygenase SfnG yields the protein MSNNKNITFAYWVPNVSGGLVVSNIEQRTDWSYDYNVRLAQAAEKAGFDYALTQIRFTAGYNAENQHESVSFSHGILAKTERLKVIAAILPGPWKPALAAKQLATIDHLTNGRIAINVVSGWFRGEFDAIGEEWPEHDQRYARSEEFIRSLKGVWTQDNFSFDGKYYQFNDYTLSPKPVQKPHIEIFQGGSSRAARDMASRVSDWYFTNGNTPEELKKQIDDIREKAKANNHQVKIGVNAFVIARDTEEEAQAVLQEIIAKANVQAVKSFGDATREAGAATTEGEGNWAKSTFEDLVQYNDGFRTNLIGTPQQIAERIIELKKVGVDLVLSGFLHFIEEVEYFGQKVLPLVRELEAQQATAVQQEDAELV from the coding sequence ATGTCAAATAACAAAAATATTACTTTTGCATATTGGGTTCCAAATGTGAGCGGTGGTCTGGTCGTGAGTAACATCGAGCAGCGCACTGACTGGAGCTATGACTATAACGTACGTCTGGCACAGGCCGCGGAAAAGGCGGGCTTTGACTATGCCCTGACCCAGATCCGTTTTACTGCGGGCTATAACGCAGAAAATCAGCATGAATCTGTCAGTTTTAGCCACGGTATTCTGGCCAAGACTGAACGTTTAAAAGTCATCGCAGCGATTCTGCCAGGCCCGTGGAAACCTGCTCTGGCTGCTAAACAGCTGGCAACCATTGATCACCTGACCAATGGCCGTATCGCGATTAACGTGGTCAGTGGCTGGTTCCGCGGCGAGTTTGATGCGATTGGTGAAGAATGGCCTGAGCATGACCAGCGCTATGCCCGTTCAGAAGAATTTATTCGTAGCCTGAAAGGTGTCTGGACCCAGGATAATTTCAGTTTTGACGGCAAGTATTACCAGTTTAATGACTATACCTTGAGTCCAAAACCGGTACAGAAACCGCATATTGAAATTTTCCAGGGGGGCAGTTCCCGTGCTGCACGCGATATGGCTTCACGTGTATCTGACTGGTACTTCACCAATGGCAACACGCCTGAAGAACTGAAAAAGCAGATTGATGACATCCGTGAAAAGGCCAAAGCCAACAATCATCAGGTGAAAATCGGGGTGAATGCCTTCGTGATCGCGCGCGATACTGAAGAAGAAGCTCAAGCTGTCCTACAGGAAATCATTGCCAAAGCGAATGTACAGGCCGTGAAATCTTTTGGTGATGCCACACGTGAAGCAGGTGCAGCAACCACGGAAGGTGAAGGTAACTGGGCCAAGTCTACTTTTGAAGATCTGGTTCAATACAACGATGGCTTCCGCACTAACCTGATTGGTACACCGCAGCAGATTGCGGAACGTATCATTGAACTAAAAAAAGTCGGTGTGGACTTAGTCCTGTCTGGCTTCCTGCACTTCATTGAAGAAGTGGAATATTTTGGCCAAAAGGTACTACCTTTGGTCCGTGAACTTGAAGCACAACAGGCAACAGCTGTGCAACAAGAAGACGCTGAGCTCGTATAA
- a CDS encoding 3-deoxy-D-manno-octulosonic acid transferase — protein MATPFWYNAALTLIKPLYQSRIRKRAESPEQLQQELLERFGPFQTPKNKHAIWFHVVSVGETNAAQPLIEYYLKSGHPVLVTNTTKTGQARAKSLFLKEPYLNLFQAVYLPADQKHLIRDFYQKYQPKLLLLMETEIWPNLIDQAQNFQVPCLLLNARLSEKSAQGYGKVKGLTRGMLNAMQQLLAQDSATQQRYIDLGIEKAKTQVLGNIKFDITAPQQFIERASELKQEWALQGRKIITLASTHAPEEQQLMTELKAALNADPSLLCIVVPRHPERFDEVFQVAQALNLTTQRRSLGQKIEADTQIYLADSMGEMWLWYALSQACYVGGSLNEPGGGHNILEPIALNVPTILGKNYFNFQTIVDEFVEAHAVEVVDNFKQAAEILLELLNHSEKAESLNTAAQKIMQQNQGSLAKHIRVIDQYL, from the coding sequence AGTCCTGAACAACTACAACAGGAACTGCTTGAACGTTTTGGTCCGTTTCAGACACCAAAAAACAAACATGCCATCTGGTTTCATGTGGTCTCGGTTGGGGAAACCAATGCGGCACAGCCTCTGATTGAATATTATTTAAAATCAGGTCATCCGGTGCTGGTGACCAATACCACTAAAACAGGTCAGGCACGCGCCAAATCTCTTTTTCTTAAAGAACCCTATTTAAATTTATTTCAGGCAGTGTATTTGCCTGCCGATCAAAAACATCTGATTCGGGATTTCTATCAGAAATATCAGCCGAAATTATTGCTGTTAATGGAAACTGAAATCTGGCCAAATCTCATTGATCAGGCGCAAAATTTTCAGGTGCCCTGTCTGTTGCTGAATGCCCGGCTATCAGAAAAATCAGCGCAAGGTTATGGCAAGGTCAAAGGTTTAACCCGTGGCATGCTGAACGCGATGCAGCAGTTATTGGCTCAGGATAGTGCAACGCAACAACGTTATATTGATTTAGGTATTGAGAAGGCTAAAACTCAGGTCTTAGGCAATATCAAGTTTGATATCACGGCACCACAGCAGTTTATTGAGCGTGCGAGCGAGCTAAAACAGGAGTGGGCTTTACAAGGGCGTAAAATCATTACGCTGGCCAGTACCCATGCACCAGAAGAACAGCAGTTGATGACTGAATTGAAAGCGGCTTTAAATGCTGATCCAAGCTTGCTGTGTATTGTGGTGCCACGTCATCCTGAACGTTTTGATGAGGTATTTCAGGTAGCCCAGGCTCTAAATTTAACAACTCAACGCCGTAGCTTGGGACAGAAAATTGAAGCGGATACCCAGATTTATCTGGCAGATTCAATGGGTGAGATGTGGCTATGGTATGCACTTAGCCAGGCTTGTTATGTCGGTGGTTCTTTAAATGAACCGGGTGGTGGACATAATATTCTGGAGCCGATTGCACTGAATGTGCCGACGATTCTGGGTAAGAATTATTTTAATTTCCAGACCATTGTGGATGAGTTTGTTGAAGCTCATGCAGTAGAAGTCGTAGATAATTTTAAGCAGGCAGCTGAAATTTTATTGGAGCTTTTAAATCATTCGGAAAAAGCTGAAAGTTTGAATACGGCTGCGCAAAAGATTATGCAACAGAATCAGGGTTCGCTTGCCAAGCATATTCGGGTGATTGATCAGTATCTTTAA
- the acs gene encoding acetate--CoA ligase — protein MKEIYPVPAEFKKTARTTEAEYFERYKRSIEEPDEFWAEQAQRLDWIKPFTKVKDTSFDKDNFKIEWFADGQLNVSANCLDRHLKEHPYKPAIIWEGDHPSRHKIISFHELYDETCRFANVLKKNGIKKGDRVVLYMPMVSEAAIAMLACARIGAVHCVVFGGFSPDSLASRVEDSQAKMVITADSGMRGGKQIPLKANVDEALKLPGTESVEHVMVVHRTGNPIEMKEGRDLWYHMEIMTVNEICPPEPMNAEDPLFILYTSGSTGKPKGVLHTTGGYLTYVNSSFREVFDIKQDDVFWCTADVGWITGHSYVLYGPLSNGTTTVMFEGVPQYPSWARTGHIVDKHNVTILYTAPTAIRAMMREGDAFVRESDRSSLRLLGSVGEPINPEAWNWYYSVVGESRCPIVDTWWQTETGGFMITPLPGATDLKPGSATRPFFGVQPAIVDAEGKEMEGAVEGNLVIKDSWPGQMRTIWGDPERFIEAYFSTYPGTYFTGDGARRDEDGYYWITGRVDDVLNVSGHRLGTAEIESALVAHESVAEAAVVGMPHDIKGQGICAFVTLQAGTESTEELRTELVTWVRKILGPVATPDALHWAPALPKTRSGKIMRRILRKIAANELDSLGDTSTLAEPQVVDHLIAEVQRTA, from the coding sequence ATGAAAGAGATCTATCCTGTACCAGCAGAATTTAAAAAGACCGCACGGACCACCGAGGCTGAATATTTTGAACGCTACAAGCGTTCTATTGAAGAGCCGGATGAGTTCTGGGCCGAACAAGCCCAGCGCCTTGACTGGATCAAGCCATTTACCAAAGTTAAAGATACCAGTTTCGACAAAGATAATTTCAAGATCGAATGGTTTGCTGATGGCCAGCTGAATGTCAGTGCCAACTGCCTAGACCGCCATCTCAAAGAGCATCCTTATAAGCCGGCAATTATCTGGGAAGGGGATCATCCATCCCGGCACAAAATTATCTCTTTTCATGAGCTGTATGATGAAACCTGCCGCTTTGCCAATGTTCTGAAAAAGAACGGCATCAAGAAAGGTGACCGCGTGGTGCTATATATGCCAATGGTCTCTGAAGCTGCAATTGCCATGCTGGCCTGTGCCCGTATTGGTGCGGTACATTGCGTGGTATTTGGCGGTTTCTCGCCAGACTCGCTGGCTAGCCGTGTTGAAGACAGTCAGGCGAAAATGGTCATCACCGCTGACTCCGGTATGCGTGGCGGTAAACAGATTCCACTGAAAGCCAATGTGGATGAAGCACTCAAACTGCCGGGAACCGAATCAGTAGAGCATGTCATGGTGGTGCATCGCACTGGTAATCCGATCGAAATGAAAGAAGGCCGGGATCTGTGGTATCACATGGAAATCATGACGGTCAATGAGATCTGCCCACCAGAGCCGATGAATGCAGAAGATCCACTATTTATTCTGTATACATCAGGTTCTACAGGGAAACCAAAAGGGGTGCTGCATACTACTGGTGGTTATCTGACGTATGTAAATTCTAGTTTCCGCGAAGTTTTCGATATCAAACAGGATGACGTGTTCTGGTGTACCGCCGATGTAGGCTGGATTACGGGTCACTCTTATGTCCTGTATGGTCCATTGTCAAACGGTACCACCACAGTCATGTTTGAAGGGGTTCCGCAATATCCAAGCTGGGCACGTACCGGGCATATCGTGGACAAGCACAATGTGACTATTCTCTATACCGCACCCACCGCAATTCGCGCCATGATGCGTGAAGGTGATGCCTTTGTGCGTGAAAGTGACCGCAGCAGCCTGCGTCTGCTCGGTTCTGTAGGTGAACCGATTAACCCGGAAGCCTGGAACTGGTACTACAGTGTGGTAGGGGAAAGCCGCTGTCCGATCGTAGATACCTGGTGGCAAACCGAAACCGGTGGTTTTATGATTACGCCTTTGCCGGGTGCAACCGATCTGAAACCGGGCTCTGCAACCCGTCCATTCTTTGGGGTGCAGCCCGCGATTGTTGATGCAGAAGGTAAAGAGATGGAAGGTGCAGTGGAAGGTAATCTGGTGATCAAGGATTCCTGGCCAGGTCAGATGCGCACCATCTGGGGCGATCCAGAACGCTTTATTGAAGCTTATTTCTCGACTTATCCAGGGACCTACTTCACGGGGGATGGTGCCCGTCGTGATGAAGATGGCTATTACTGGATTACCGGTCGTGTCGATGACGTGCTGAATGTATCAGGTCACCGTCTTGGTACTGCTGAGATTGAAAGTGCACTGGTCGCACATGAGTCTGTGGCTGAAGCTGCAGTCGTGGGGATGCCGCATGATATTAAAGGCCAAGGTATTTGTGCCTTCGTGACTTTGCAGGCAGGAACCGAGAGTACGGAAGAGCTGCGTACTGAACTGGTGACCTGGGTCCGTAAGATTCTTGGACCGGTCGCGACACCAGATGCACTGCACTGGGCGCCGGCATTACCGAAGACCCGCTCTGGCAAAATCATGCGCCGTATCTTGAGAAAAATTGCAGCGAATGAACTGGATAGCTTAGGTGATACTTCAACTTTAGCCGAACCACAGGTGGTTGACCATCTGATTGCCGAAGTGCAAAGAACAGCTTAA
- the phrB gene encoding deoxyribodipyrimidine photo-lyase: MHLIWFRNDLRLHDHTALWHAAQSRQCLALVILSPEQWQMHQDAPIKIDFYLRRLKILKQQLEQFNIPLLIVNIPLWKDIPEQFLALCQQFQISTVHCNIETGVNEQQRDQAVEQLLQQHQMSFECYEDRTLFSLGSIRNQSQQPYQVFTAFKKKCYERLLIDVPSCYPAIEAQPKQALDLSQFDFDLNAFAQNYQQETSNQYWPVEDQHAVEQLSEFIADRLKDYKTDRDFPAIDGTSQLSPYLNIGILSIRECMQALFTSSQGYFQLEDAGQQTWLDELLWREFYQHTLHDFPKVSKHQPFKDNTKAIAWRDAPEDLAAWQQGQTGIPIVDAGMRQLLATGWMHNRVRMITAMFLSKNLLIDWRLGEAWFMQHLIDGDLAANNGGWQWCASTGMDAAPYFRIFNPINQSQRFDPNGEYIKTWLPELAHLDAKTIHEPYAKHPNLNLNYPKPIVDLKSSRARAIETFKKL; this comes from the coding sequence ATGCATCTGATCTGGTTCCGGAATGACTTACGCCTTCATGACCATACTGCCCTATGGCATGCCGCGCAAAGCAGGCAATGTTTAGCACTTGTCATTCTGTCACCTGAACAATGGCAAATGCATCAGGATGCACCGATCAAGATTGATTTCTATCTGCGGCGGCTAAAAATCCTGAAACAGCAGCTGGAACAATTCAATATTCCTCTTCTGATTGTAAACATTCCACTCTGGAAAGATATTCCAGAGCAGTTCTTGGCACTGTGCCAGCAATTTCAGATCAGCACCGTGCACTGCAATATCGAAACTGGGGTTAATGAGCAGCAGCGTGATCAGGCCGTCGAGCAATTATTGCAACAGCATCAGATGAGTTTTGAATGCTATGAAGATCGTACTCTGTTTTCTTTAGGCTCGATCCGTAACCAGAGCCAGCAGCCCTATCAGGTTTTTACCGCATTTAAAAAGAAATGCTATGAACGGCTGCTTATCGATGTGCCTTCCTGTTATCCAGCTATTGAAGCACAGCCCAAGCAAGCTCTCGATCTCTCTCAATTTGATTTTGATTTAAATGCTTTCGCTCAAAACTATCAGCAAGAAACGTCCAACCAGTATTGGCCTGTAGAAGACCAGCATGCTGTTGAGCAGCTTAGTGAATTTATTGCAGACCGGCTGAAGGATTATAAAACCGATCGGGATTTTCCAGCGATCGACGGCACCAGCCAGTTATCGCCGTATTTAAATATTGGCATTCTCTCAATCCGGGAATGTATGCAGGCTCTATTCACTTCTTCTCAAGGTTATTTTCAACTTGAAGATGCTGGTCAGCAGACCTGGCTGGATGAACTGCTTTGGCGTGAATTTTACCAGCATACCCTGCACGACTTCCCTAAAGTATCTAAGCATCAGCCATTTAAGGACAATACCAAGGCTATAGCATGGCGTGATGCTCCAGAAGATTTAGCTGCCTGGCAGCAAGGCCAGACCGGGATTCCGATTGTCGATGCCGGCATGCGTCAGTTATTAGCGACCGGTTGGATGCATAACCGGGTGCGTATGATTACCGCGATGTTCCTGAGCAAAAATCTGCTGATCGACTGGCGACTGGGTGAAGCCTGGTTTATGCAGCACCTGATTGATGGTGACCTGGCTGCCAATAACGGCGGCTGGCAATGGTGTGCCTCGACTGGCATGGATGCAGCTCCCTATTTCCGGATTTTTAACCCCATCAATCAGTCACAACGTTTTGACCCGAATGGCGAATATATTAAAACATGGCTACCTGAACTGGCACATCTGGATGCAAAAACGATTCATGAGCCCTATGCAAAGCATCCAAATTTAAACCTGAATTATCCTAAACCGATTGTGGATTTAAAAAGCTCACGTGCTCGGGCGATTGAGACTTTTAAAAAACTGTAA
- a CDS encoding mechanosensitive ion channel family protein: protein MAEKDNALSQVTEGTTELLHQATEKTAQTVIEHTAKYNDAYSTVDKFIEAFWERLPYICIALVVFSIFCLLSKLFKFFVRKAIGERSYSKQNLVLVLNRVGTSAIIFIGFLIAMVIAIPGFTPGQLMSALGIGSVAIGFAFKDIFQNLLSGVLILLGEPFKIGDDIIVSGMEGTVEDIQIRATFLRSPDGRRIVIPNATVYTSAVTVNTAYPRRRCQFVVGIGYEDDVQKAKDIIMAILDKDQSILSQPAFSVNVTQLADFSINLTVTWWVDTAESSMGTSISTVQERVILAFAEYGISIPYPVQEVKVYRGENTEDASGRAKQST from the coding sequence GTGGCTGAAAAAGACAATGCTCTAAGCCAAGTGACTGAAGGGACCACTGAGCTGTTGCATCAAGCAACCGAAAAAACTGCTCAGACCGTCATTGAGCACACGGCTAAATATAATGATGCGTATTCAACCGTCGATAAATTTATTGAGGCGTTTTGGGAACGCCTGCCTTATATCTGTATCGCACTGGTCGTTTTCAGTATCTTTTGCCTGCTTTCGAAACTGTTCAAGTTTTTTGTGCGTAAAGCGATTGGTGAACGTAGTTACAGTAAACAGAACCTGGTATTGGTACTTAACCGTGTAGGTACATCTGCAATTATTTTTATTGGCTTCCTGATTGCCATGGTCATTGCCATTCCAGGCTTTACACCCGGGCAGCTGATGAGTGCCTTGGGGATTGGTTCGGTGGCGATTGGTTTCGCCTTCAAGGATATTTTTCAGAACCTGCTGTCCGGTGTGCTGATTCTGCTCGGTGAACCATTTAAAATTGGCGATGACATTATTGTCTCAGGTATGGAAGGTACGGTAGAAGATATCCAGATCCGTGCGACTTTCCTACGCTCACCCGATGGCCGCCGTATTGTGATTCCAAACGCAACGGTTTATACCAGTGCAGTGACAGTAAATACCGCTTATCCACGCCGCCGCTGTCAGTTTGTGGTTGGGATTGGCTATGAGGATGATGTGCAAAAAGCCAAAGACATCATCATGGCGATTCTGGACAAAGATCAAAGTATTCTTAGCCAGCCCGCTTTTAGTGTCAATGTGACTCAACTGGCCGACTTCTCGATCAACCTGACTGTGACCTGGTGGGTAGATACTGCAGAAAGTTCGATGGGTACGTCGATCAGTACCGTTCAGGAACGTGTGATCCTAGCCTTTGCGGAATATGGTATTTCAATTCCTTACCCTGTACAGGAAGTAAAAGTGTACCGTGGTGAAAACACTGAAGATGCTTCAGGCCGTGCTAAACAGTCGACCTAG
- a CDS encoding riboflavin synthase subunit alpha, translated as MYTGIVQGLEKVIEIHKGDGFITIIVSDQQGFFEDVFIGASVAVNGVCLTVTTIDREQQQIHFDISNVTLELTTLKSLKVGDEVNIERSAKVGAENGGHNLYGHIEGTAQVTQIEYCGETLHIDLQIPNGNIKYFFLKGFIGLNGCSLTLNHVDRGKSEISIDLIPETLRLTTWKFIQVGDEVNYEIDQMTRTLVDTLENIHLAKG; from the coding sequence ATGTATACCGGTATTGTCCAAGGTCTGGAAAAGGTCATTGAAATTCACAAAGGCGATGGTTTTATTACGATCATTGTCAGTGATCAGCAAGGTTTCTTTGAAGATGTGTTTATTGGTGCCAGTGTCGCAGTAAATGGTGTATGCCTGACCGTGACCACGATTGACCGTGAGCAGCAACAGATTCATTTTGATATTTCTAATGTCACGCTTGAACTCACCACCTTAAAATCGCTTAAAGTCGGTGATGAAGTGAATATTGAACGCTCGGCAAAAGTCGGTGCGGAAAATGGTGGTCATAACCTGTATGGGCATATTGAAGGCACAGCTCAAGTGACCCAGATCGAATATTGCGGTGAAACCCTGCATATCGACCTGCAGATTCCGAATGGCAATATCAAATACTTTTTCCTGAAAGGTTTTATCGGACTAAATGGCTGCAGCCTGACGCTAAACCATGTCGATCGTGGCAAAAGTGAGATTTCGATTGACCTGATTCCGGAAACCCTACGCCTGACTACATGGAAATTTATTCAGGTCGGTGACGAAGTGAATTATGAAATTGACCAGATGACCCGTACCCTAGTAGATACGCTGGAAAATATCCATCTCGCCAAAGGCTAA
- the msuE gene encoding FMN reductase, which translates to MSNQDLQKPLNIVAVSGGLNHPSKTEALVQAIIDELDEATPINVHFIKFSEIGQLLGGAIYRNQLPQRVQDDLAAVEAADALIVGTPVYRASFTGLFKHFFDFVEQTALVDVPVLLAASGGSERHALVLEHQLRPLFSFFQAQTLPIGVYATDKDFTPEYTIHSELLRDRITLAVARALPILEWAPAKGQRADVIKEKSQQANQNLGINKQIEQEEVLPSAAVPSLDAAEARLHSKKAPKAQVA; encoded by the coding sequence ATGTCAAATCAAGATTTACAAAAGCCACTTAATATCGTTGCCGTTTCTGGTGGTTTAAATCATCCTTCTAAAACTGAAGCGCTGGTACAAGCGATTATTGATGAGCTGGATGAAGCAACACCGATCAATGTACATTTCATTAAATTCAGTGAAATTGGTCAGTTACTGGGTGGTGCAATCTACCGTAACCAGCTACCACAACGCGTTCAGGATGATTTGGCAGCTGTAGAAGCAGCTGATGCACTGATTGTAGGGACTCCGGTTTACCGCGCATCATTCACTGGCCTGTTCAAACACTTCTTTGACTTTGTTGAACAAACCGCTTTAGTTGATGTCCCTGTCCTATTAGCTGCGTCAGGTGGTTCAGAGCGCCATGCCTTAGTCCTTGAGCATCAATTACGTCCATTGTTCAGCTTCTTCCAGGCACAAACACTACCAATTGGCGTATATGCAACTGATAAAGACTTCACGCCTGAATATACTATTCACAGCGAACTGTTACGTGATCGTATTACTTTGGCTGTAGCGCGTGCATTGCCTATTCTGGAATGGGCGCCAGCCAAAGGTCAGCGTGCAGACGTAATCAAAGAAAAATCGCAACAAGCTAACCAGAACTTGGGCATCAACAAACAGATCGAACAAGAAGAAGTCCTTCCATCTGCAGCCGTACCTAGCCTGGATGCAGCTGAAGCACGCTTACACAGCAAAAAAGCTCCAAAAGCTCAAGTTGCTTAA
- a CDS encoding DUF805 domain-containing protein yields MFACFQLLELAQPMNSKDTSPFFSRSPAPSNDNPLSLEGRFGRLSFIGWYAFLHIIFFFASIALSLVSGIFSLTTLSLDNRQFVDALTGLAGLGYLLLVVFYLYFYIVVVARRLHDLNKSGWLMLLMLVPVANILFIFYLLLARGTAGHNRFGAPRPTAVWEKILAWLMILLTVLSLFAASSMVSFMMGSGELESPQEVIQQGTEYF; encoded by the coding sequence ATGTTTGCCTGTTTTCAATTACTTGAACTGGCTCAGCCCATGAACTCTAAAGATACTTCGCCATTCTTCTCCCGCTCTCCGGCACCTTCCAATGATAATCCACTCTCTCTTGAAGGGCGCTTTGGCCGGCTCAGCTTTATTGGCTGGTATGCTTTCCTGCATATCATTTTTTTCTTTGCTTCAATTGCCCTCAGTCTGGTTAGCGGTATTTTCAGCCTGACTACCTTGTCTCTGGATAATCGGCAGTTTGTTGATGCACTGACTGGTTTGGCTGGCTTGGGCTATCTGCTGTTGGTTGTGTTCTATCTGTATTTCTATATTGTGGTAGTGGCACGCCGCCTGCATGATCTAAATAAATCTGGCTGGCTGATGTTGCTAATGCTAGTGCCGGTGGCTAATATTTTATTTATTTTCTATCTGCTGCTGGCAAGAGGCACAGCAGGACATAACCGCTTTGGTGCACCGCGACCAACTGCAGTCTGGGAAAAAATTCTGGCCTGGCTGATGATTCTATTGACTGTGTTAAGTCTATTTGCTGCTAGCAGCATGGTATCCTTTATGATGGGAAGTGGTGAGCTGGAAAGTCCACAGGAAGTGATCCAGCAAGGGACAGAATATTTTTAA